In the genome of Monodelphis domestica isolate mMonDom1 chromosome 2, mMonDom1.pri, whole genome shotgun sequence, one region contains:
- the CUTA gene encoding protein CutA isoform X1, whose product MLVERGPQVWLGGVAALFLFLLWMRALLFPYPRLLLLPRAFSMASRPPDASDPASSDYVAGSVSVVFVTCPSEKIAKTIARSVVEKQLAACVNLVPHITSIYDWKGKIQEDCEVMMMIKTQTSLTPNLTEFIRSVHPYEVVEVISLPVQQGNLPYLHWVKDCTTRK is encoded by the exons ATGTTGGTGGAACGGGGTCCCCAGGTCTGGCTCGGCGGAGTG gctGCTTTGTTTCTGTTCCTTTTGTGGATGCGCGCTCTGCTGTTCCCGTACCCCCGCCTACTGCTGCTTCCCCGAGCCTTCTCCATGGCCTCGCGCCCTCCAGATGCCTCAGACCCGGCTAGCTCGGACTACGTTGCCGGTTCCGTTTCTGTCGTCTTTGTCACTTGCCCCAGTGAAAAGATCGCCAAGACTATTGCCAG GTCTGTGGTGGAAAAGCAACTGGCCGCATGTGTCAACCTAGTACCTCATATTACATCTAT CTATGATTGGAAAGGAAAAATTCAGGAAGACTGTGAGGTGATGATG ATGATTAAGACTCAAACTAGTTTGACGCCAAACTTGACAGAATTTATTCG TTCTGTTCACCCCTATGAAGTGGTTGAAGTCATTTCGTTACCTGTGCAACAAGGGAACCTTCCATACCTTCACTGGGTAAAAGATTGCACCACTAGAAAATGA
- the CUTA gene encoding protein CutA isoform X2 → MRALLFPYPRLLLLPRAFSMASRPPDASDPASSDYVAGSVSVVFVTCPSEKIAKTIARSVVEKQLAACVNLVPHITSIYDWKGKIQEDCEVMMMIKTQTSLTPNLTEFIRSVHPYEVVEVISLPVQQGNLPYLHWVKDCTTRK, encoded by the exons ATGCGCGCTCTGCTGTTCCCGTACCCCCGCCTACTGCTGCTTCCCCGAGCCTTCTCCATGGCCTCGCGCCCTCCAGATGCCTCAGACCCGGCTAGCTCGGACTACGTTGCCGGTTCCGTTTCTGTCGTCTTTGTCACTTGCCCCAGTGAAAAGATCGCCAAGACTATTGCCAG GTCTGTGGTGGAAAAGCAACTGGCCGCATGTGTCAACCTAGTACCTCATATTACATCTAT CTATGATTGGAAAGGAAAAATTCAGGAAGACTGTGAGGTGATGATG ATGATTAAGACTCAAACTAGTTTGACGCCAAACTTGACAGAATTTATTCG TTCTGTTCACCCCTATGAAGTGGTTGAAGTCATTTCGTTACCTGTGCAACAAGGGAACCTTCCATACCTTCACTGGGTAAAAGATTGCACCACTAGAAAATGA